One Oceanicoccus sagamiensis genomic region harbors:
- a CDS encoding FAD:protein FMN transferase — protein MLLFNNSAYAQWHNLAEDIMGTRVSVELWHKDQLQADQAMAAVMAVMHQVNASMSPYLESSELYQLNAHAAQTPVVVSADLFSLLQKSLYYSKISDGKFDISFASVGRFYNYRKSLAPSERERLDNLPAINYRQIQLNSAQSSVRFLHPQLKIDLGGIAKGYAVDRAIALLEQRGIASAIVSAGGDSRILGDRRGTPWVMGIRHPRKAEQYAVRIPLINSAISTSGDYERFFIKDEQRVHHIINPATGKSVSSVQSVSILAPLAVDSDALSTTVFVLGIEQGLALVNNMPGIDAIIIAADGRLHYSDELLRAQP, from the coding sequence TTGTTACTATTCAATAACAGTGCCTATGCGCAATGGCATAATCTGGCCGAAGATATCATGGGTACCCGTGTCAGTGTAGAGCTCTGGCATAAGGATCAGCTACAGGCGGATCAAGCCATGGCAGCGGTGATGGCGGTGATGCATCAAGTCAATGCCAGTATGAGTCCCTATCTTGAAAGCAGCGAGTTGTATCAACTCAATGCCCACGCTGCACAAACGCCTGTAGTGGTTTCAGCAGACCTTTTTTCACTGCTACAAAAGTCTCTGTATTATTCTAAAATCAGTGACGGAAAATTTGATATCAGCTTTGCCTCCGTTGGGCGGTTTTATAATTACCGCAAGTCGCTTGCCCCCAGTGAGCGTGAACGACTGGATAATTTACCCGCTATTAACTATCGACAAATACAACTTAATTCAGCCCAGTCCAGCGTTCGCTTTTTACATCCGCAGCTTAAAATTGATTTGGGGGGCATTGCCAAGGGTTATGCCGTCGATCGTGCCATTGCGCTCTTAGAGCAGCGTGGTATAGCTTCTGCTATTGTCAGTGCCGGTGGCGATAGTCGTATTCTGGGTGACCGTCGCGGTACTCCCTGGGTGATGGGGATTCGTCACCCCCGCAAAGCAGAGCAGTATGCTGTTCGTATCCCCTTGATCAATTCAGCGATTTCTACCTCGGGTGATTATGAGCGTTTTTTTATCAAAGACGAACAACGGGTGCATCATATTATTAACCCCGCCACAGGCAAGTCAGTCTCCAGTGTGCAAAGTGTGAGTATTTTAGCGCCATTGGCGGTCGATAGTGATGCCTTGTCCACCACGGTGTTTGTTTTAGGTATTGAGCAGGGTTTGGCTTTGGTCAATAACATGCCGGGGATTGATGCGATTATTATCGCAGCGGACGGGCGTTTACATTATTCTGATGAACTATTACGTGCGCAACCATAA